In Cryptomeria japonica chromosome 5, Sugi_1.0, whole genome shotgun sequence, the genomic window ATGTAAGATCTATCTACTCATATGAATGTTTTGTTTTCCATTAAGAATAGCACTAAAACTTAGACTAACTTCACTTTTTGTTTTCCATTAAGAGTAGCACTAAAACTTAGACTAACTTCACTTTTTGTTTAAGAGCAACACTAAAACTATAGCACTAAAACTTAGACTAACTTCACTTTTTGTCTACTCTTAAACTTAGACTAACTTCACTTTTTGTGTGAGGCTCCACTAAGAGGTGGAAGGCCCACTTATTAAGTGTAATTTAAGATGTTCTCCAATAATTTAACTAACACTAAAAGTTAATCTAGCTTTGTTTTTCCAATAAGATTTACAATAAGAGATGGAAGATCCACATATTAATGTGATTTAAAATGTCCTCCAATAAGAGTGACACTAAGAGGTCTATGATCCACCTTATTAATGTGATTTAGGATATAAGACTTAGGCTAGCTTCCAATATTTAAAATAAGAGTGACACTAAGAGGTCTAAGATCCACCTTATTAATGTGATTTAGGATATAAGACTTAGGCTAGCTTCCAATATTTAAAATATCCTCCAATAAGAGTGACACTAAGAGGTGGAAGATCCACCTATTAATGAACTAACACTAAAAGTTAATCTAGCTTTGCTTTTCCAGTAAGATCCACAATAATAATATTCACAATAAGAGATGGAAGATCCACATATTAATGTGATTTAAAATGTCCTCCAATAAGAGTGACACTAAGACGTGGAAGACTATTAATGTGATTTAGGAATAAGAGTGATTCACAATAAGAGATGGAAGATCCACATATTAATGTGATTTAAAATGTCCTCCAATAAGAGTGACACTAAGAGGTGGAAGATAAGAGGTGGAAGATCCACCTATTAATGAACTAACACTAAAAGTTAATCTAGCTTTGCTTTTCCAGTAAGATTcgcaataataagattcacaatAAGAGATGGAAGATCCACATATTAATGTGATTTAAAATGTCCTCCAATAAGAGTGACACTAAGACGTGGAAGACTATTAATGTGATTTAGGAATAAGAGTGATTCACAATAAGAGATGGAAGATCCACATATTAATGTGATTTAAAATGTCCTCCAATAAGAGTGACACTAAGAGGTGGAAGATAAGAGGTGGAAGATCCACCTATTAATGAACTAACACTAAAAGTTAATCTAGCTTTGCTTTTCCAGTAAGATTcgcaataataagattcacaatAAGAGATGGAAGATCCACATATTAATGTGATTTAAAATGTCCTCCAATAAGAGTGACACTAAGACGTGGAAGACTATTAATGTGATTTAGGAATAAGAGTGATTCACAATAAGAGATGGAAGATCCACATATTAATGTGATTTAAAATGTCCTCCAATAAGAGTGACACTAAGAGGTGGAAGATAAGAGGTGGAAGATCCACCTATTAATGAACTAACACTAAAAGTTAATCTAGCTTTGCTTTTCCAGTAAGATTcgcaataataagattcacaatAAGAGATGGAAGATCCACATATTAATGTGATTTAAAATGTCCTCCAATAAGAGTGACACTAAGACGTGGAAGATCCACCTATTAATGTGATGATTTAGGATGTAAGACATGTGATGATTTAGGATGTAAGACTTAGGCTAGCTTCCAATAAGACTAAGTCCAAACGAAAAAACCCACTTATTAATGTTAAACCTATCTATTAATGTTATTAATGTGATTTAAGATGTGATGATTTAGGATGTAAGACTTAGGCTAGCTTCCAATAAGACTAAGTCCAGACGAAAAAACCCACTTATTAATGTTAAACCTATCTATTAATGTTATTAATGTGATTTAAGATGTGATGATTTAGGATGTAAGACTTAGGCTAGCTTCCAATAAGACTATGTCCAAATGAAAAAACCCACTTATTAATGTTAAACCTATCTATTAATGTTATTAATGTGATTTAAGATGTCCTCCAATAAAATCGACACTAAAAGGAGGTGGAATGAAAGATCCACCTATTAATGTGATTTAAGATGTAAGACTTATGTTAGCTTTGTTTTTCAATAAGACTAAGGCTAAGACTAAGAGATGGAAATGTAACTAAGAACTCACACTAAGAGAACTTACACTAAGAGGTGGAAGACCTATTAATGTGATTTAAGATGTAAGACTTATGTTAGCTTTGTTTTACTAAGAGAACTCACACTAAGAGGTGGAAGACCTAGACCTATTAATGTGATTTAAGATGTAAGACTTATGTTAGCTTTGTTTTTCAATAAGACTAAGAGATGGAAATAATGTGATTTAAGATGTAAGACTTATGTTAGCTTTGTTTTACTAAGAGAACTCACACTAAGAGGTGGAAGACCTATTAATGTGATTTAAGATGTAAGACTTATGTTAGCTTTGTTTTTCAATAAGACTAAGAGATGGAAATGTAACTAAGACCCACCTATTACTTGTGGAAGACCTATTAATGTGATTTAAGATGTAAGACTTATGTTAGAAGACCCACCCAAGCTAGCTTCATTTTCTTCCTATGAGTAAGACTAAGACTAAGAGTGAGTTAAGACTATGAGTAAGACTAAGACTATGAGTGAGTTACATTTCCATTTCAAGATTTAAGATGTAAGACTTATGTTAGAAGACCCACCCAAGCTAGCTTCATTTTCTTCCTATGAGTAAGACTAAGACTAAGAGTGAGTTAAGACTATATGAGTAAGACTAAGACTATGAGTGAGTTACATTTCCATTTCAAGATTTAAGATGTAAGACTTATGTTAGAAGACTAAGACTTATGTTAGAAGACTAAGACTATGAGTGAGTTACATTTCTATTTCAAGATTTAAGATGTAAGACTTATGTTAGAAGACCCACTCAAGCTAGCTTCATTTTCTTCCTATGAGTAAGACTAAGACTAAGAGTGAGTTAAGACTATGAGTAAGACTAAAACTATGAGTGAGTTACATTTCCATTTCCATAAGACTAAGAGATAGAAATATAACTCAAGAACTCACACTAAGAGGTGGAAGACCCACCTATTAATGTAAGACTTCATTTTCTTCCTATGAGTAAGACTAAGACTAAGAGTGAGTTAAGACTATGAGTAAGACTAAGACTATGAGTGAGTTACATTTCCATTTCCATAAGACTAAGAGATAGAAATATAACTCAAGAACTCACACTAAGAGGTGGAAGACCCACCTATTAATGTAAGATTCCAATAACTCAGATGCTAGCTTCATTTTCTTGTACTAATGTAATTTTACCTACTAATATAATTTTAAGATTAAGACATCTTCTAATAAGACTTAGGTAGCTTCATTTTCTTGTACTAATGTAATTTTACCTATTAATATAATTTTAAGATAAGACATCTTCTAATAAGACTTAGGTCACTTTTTCAGTAAGACACACACTACGCCTTTAGGCTAGGAGGTGGAAGACCCACCTGTTAATGTGTTTTATAATCTAATAAGACTTGGGCTAACTTTGCTTTTCCAATAAGACTCGCAGACTTAAGGCTAGGAGGTGGAAGACCCACCTCTTAATGTAATTTGTGATTTTAAGCCATCGTCTAATAAGACTTAGATAGACTTACAGATTCCAGGATTGTAGCTGCAACGACGACCTTTAGTAGGCCTAACTGAGAATGCTCTCTTTCATCAACTTCAATAATTTTGCCATAGTTATTCTGGAAAGTTGGTCTGTGACTTAAAATGTTGAAGGGATTCTGCTCATGTCCTGCAGGCATTGATTCTCTAGATTGCGCCCCTGTAATCCTCTCTAACTCTTCTGGATGTAGTTGAATAATAGCTCCCGGATTCTGCTCCTCTTTTCCACTCAGCATTTGTTCAACACCTTCCTTGCTCTTCAAATCACACAGAcaaataatcaatcaatcaattccctaatagatgtcaAACAAAGGACATTTAGTTAAATCTTTTAACGTGGGCATTATCACCATGTTTTAATATTCTTACATTAAAGGCAGCTTCCAGAACTTCACGACTGAGTGCTGAGAAAACAGACTCAGGATTTCTAACTCCTGCCACATAAAAAGGCTGCAATACAACATACATGTAACACAGTCAAAAGCTCCATCACCTCCCTGTTAATTGACGACCCAAAAAACTTTGGCTAAAAGTTGTTTGATACTATGAACTTTTGAGATTATGTTTTCTATGGCCATGAATTACAGTCACCCATTTATTCATTGTAAACCTTTTTACACTCAATCTATGCCACAAAATAAAATCATATTCATACCTGATATTGTCCTGGAGTGGCCCCGTTATAGAGAAGATTGGCAAGGCGGAATACTTGTCGACCACCACTGTTTATGAGATAGAAAAGTTGACCAGCGGGAACCACAAATACATCTCCTTCCTCTAATCTCCTCTGCACCAAATTATTACTCTCCTGCTGCACATAGGCTATGTGACCACTTCCTGCCATGTACTTTCACATATAAAAAATTCTTCAAATGTACCAAAGTTTTATTAATATCGAGATGCATGAAAGGCATTCTACAATTGATATCTCTTGATATTGATGTATTTAAGCTGAGAGCTAAAATCTCAAACATTTAGATAGATgtatctaattgatgttgagctAAAAGATCTAACTTAAGCTGACAGCAAAAAGATTTAATTGATGTAGATCTAAAAGATCTAATTTAAGATGacagaaaaaaattaaattgatgTAGATCTAAAAGATCTAATTTAAGATGAcagaaaaaaattaattgaaatctCTCGACATTTCTTTTCTTTAGATAGATGTATCTAGTTGATGTTGAGCTAAAAGATCTAATTAAAGCCGACAGTAAAATGATCTAATTGATGTCAAAATTCTAATTGATGTTGAGCTAAAAGATCTAATTTAAGCTGACAGAGAAAAATTCTAATTGATGTTGAGCTAAAAGATCTAAGCCGACAGCGAAAAGATCTAATTCATATCTCTTTGACAGTTGGTCAGATAGATATATGTAAGCTGAGAGCTTAAAGGTCTAGTTTAAGCTGAGAGTAAGAAAATCTAATAATTGATGTTAAGCTAAAAGATCTAATTTAAGCTGACAGCAAAAAGATTTAATTGATTTCTCACACCCTTTTTCCAGATTTTTAGATTAAAAAAAGATCTTTTTTCAgatttttagatagatgtatttaagcaAAAAAAGATTATTAAAATGGAGGAAATTGGGCCTCATTTGATTGCAAAGAGGCTCTATAAAATGTCTGGATATAACTGTTACTTACCTTCAACAACAAAGAGCACCCAGTCTGCATCAATGCAGTGAGGTTTCAACAAGGAGTTGGGCTTCATTTCAATGCAAGTGATTATATATTTTTCAATCCCTTTGAACAGCTCAGATTGTTGCCTGAAGTTAGGCAGAGCTTTGATTTCTCCAGCTCTAGAGCTTGAAATAGTCCTGAATCTCTCTCTGTCAAATACATATGGATTATctccttcttcataccttccttgtcGTCCTTCATAAGGGCTGTACTGATCTGCATCTGTGCTAGACTGAACAATGGAGGAGGATATAATTACACAGGAAAAAACAAGGAGAGAAATGGGCACCATGATTTTATGTGGAGAAGGGAGCTGGAATGCTCAAACTCAGCTCTGGGACTATATATAAATGGTTTTTCCATGCAACCCATAGACACGTGGCGGTGGAAACCAGTGGCATTTGTTGCAGAACAGGGATGACAGTCAAAAAATACTGAGGAAGGCTATGGATTTTTTCGAGGTTCATGACGATTGACAGAGCAATTGTGAATTGCACACTTTGCACTGTGACACACAGCATATGAGCTCCATATGTCAACTGATATGGTATCAAATTCTCTGATCGTTTTCCTTAGAAAGTTTAACACATTCTTAAGTTGCATAAGAGCTCAAATTACAAACATAAATTTCCATGATTTACTCATTCATGAATTTCTTAAATTTAAATGAACAGAAACAAAAAGCACCAAGCCCATGTTTTATTTTAATGGTGGTATTGTTTTTCAACATCTTTCAAAATATTGGAAGGTCTACAAAGGACTCTAAAATGAGTCCAAGAACATGAGGAAGGAAAATGTTTCCAACACACTTCACTCACAATTCCATGCACAAACAAAAATGTCAAGACAACACCACTCTTTGGTGGGCTCACAGACACCCAAAACAATGATAGGGAACTTTTTTTTTCTAACATCACAAAGATATAATTTTGAACATTTGCTTtaacattaattttattttatgccTAAATCAAAGATGctctaaattatttttttaatatctcAAGAATTATGAAAACATTCAACCCAATGCTTGCATTTGACACCAAAATTGAGATACACAATGATGGTCAAAAGTCTATCATCACCTAGGTCGGTGGATTATAAAAACATCTATTAGAGAGATTATAACAAGCTGTACAATTACAAAGAGGACAACAAAGGTAGATTATATATTTGATATAATATTACTATAATTAGAAAACTAAAGAAAGGAGTAGAAAACCTACACTTGCACACAATCTAAAGATACTCCAAGATATTGCAAGTCCCCAAAAATGATTTcataccacccaaccatgtggtaccctcAAGTCCactccaccatgctaggagatagccaCTTGGTTACAAACATACACTCACACAAAACAAAAGGAATTTGACTCGTGCACATGCCAAATATTAAGAACCACCATCATAGCATAAATATGATAAAAATTATGATTAACCATCATAACGTACATATGACAAAAAGTATAAATCTTAACTGccaaaaaaataatttaagatagAAACATCAACAACATATAGGCATAATAGATAAACTAGATCACATAGCATAGAACTTAAGTATGAACATGTGAAAACAAGATATCAACCAATCACACACATACATGGTGAGAGTCATGTATTCCATTAGATTGAAAATATAGTGGAAAGAATGACAAGGATCCTAGAGATGAGACGAGGAGTGTCATCAAAATACCTTGAAGTTATGGCTACACAAGATTGTGTATGCATAATCCTTGACACATGATAATAATGTTGTAGGTCTTTTGGTATATCATATATGTTGTTTGACATATGTTGATTCTATGACAATGATCATTTGAGTTATTTGGAAGAAGAAATCACAACCATATAGAAGTTAAGTATTTGTTAAAGTGTGATATAGGAGCACATGTGGCAAAACTAGTGAATATATGACAAGGTCAAAGGGCATGATTATATATAGGAAGATGCCACTAGAAACAACTAGTAGATAAGACTAATTTTATTTTGGTGTAAGCTATCACAAGCAAGGAGTTTTTAGTGGTGGTTATATAGGTAACATGTTGTTTGATATGGAAAAGAGACAAACTAATCTAGCCACTACTAAATAACCAGAACCAACTGAACTCTTCCATAAAACATTGGAATATGATGGACCAAAGGTGTTATGTTTGACATTAGAGTCAAACAACCTAGGTTCTatttcattgttttttatattaaaagcaaccaaaacaagggggctgacccagatACACTCACATTAACAATAGACGAGCATCTGTTAGCAGAGAAACAACAAAAACGTAGCCTCCtaaaactttcctctatcaaaaactttaaaaTTTCTACCCATATTAACAGAGTTTAAAAGAGTCATAGTAAACCATAAAATATGTCATGCAGGGCTAAAGATAAACAAGTCCAAGATTATCCAGCAAGCAGTATAACCATAACTATAACTAGTAAGGCCACAAAGGCcaatcaaaaactcaaaaaaccacCAAGTAGCTAACATCCCTACTTCCTTTTGCCATGACTCATCTTGGGTAGGAGCCTCCTAGGCCATTCCTTAGTGAGAAATTTGAAGAGTTCTTTGTAgtcctcttcctcctcctttttAACTTTCTGGGTATTTTTTTGCAAAAGACACAGAGTGGTCGCATAACTGTGCATGACATTTAGCACGAATCTGGTGACCTCCTATAGTCTTTTTTTAACGATATTTGCTCTACTGGCAATTTCCTGCACTTGTTTGTTCAACGCGTCCACTTTATTCTCCAAATCCAACAGCTTGCCATCCGCTTCGTCCTTGATACTACTAGCTTCCTCAATAACCACCATTTTCTCAAACCTGAGGGTAGGGGAAGGGGAATTGGCCTGAGACTTGGGATCATCATCCGAGATCCTAGGTTTTTTAGGGCTCTCAGAGACATGGGTAGAGCTATCAGAATGAGGGGCTGAGGTAGAGTAAGACGGGGCCACATTATCATTCCTCATATCATGGGATGAGGATGGGTTCTTAAAGGATTTCTCTTTTTTAGGGGGCTTGGACGCCAGTCTCACAGAGCGACGGAGAGTGTTGGATTCATCAGTGATCTCTACATCGAAGTCAATTTGTTGGATTCTCACTTTCTTGGATTCAAAGGGTTTTGAATCCTCTGAGTGGCAAGCACACTTCTTGAATTTCTTGCTGGAGGATCCAGGCTCGAGAAGGAGAGTAGGGCTTTTTTCAAGGTTTGTAACAGTCTTGGGCAGGGATTGGTTTTCCAATACATTTTGAATCAAAATCGTGTGGGGAGGGAAAAGGGCTAGATGGAAGTTATACAGGTGAAGGATAAGGCCTTGGTGGAGAATGGTATAATCCTTATTTTTCTTCTTAGCCTCAGCAAGATCTCTCATGTTAGCAGCCATAGAATGCAATAGATAAAAAGGAATAGAAATAAGGTCCATATTCCTAAGAAGATTAAGAAAAGGGAGGTGGTAGTAATAGAAAACCCCGCACCACCCTTCAAAAGTTAAATATTTCATTATGACGTAGCACACCTCATCCCATGGTGACAAAATCTCCTCGCGATTGAATCCTCCAACCCTCTTCATAGGGTTCTCACCTTCACTGAAAAATTGGTTCAGGCTAGTGGTGTCTGAGATACGACTCTGCTTTTTCCATTTTCAGCCTTCCATGGAAAGGCCCGTCGCCTAAGCTATAACCTACTCGTTTACTTCAAAAGAAATGCCACCCATAGTGACCCTTCTGTCCTCCCAGAAAGCCACAAACTATTTAGATAGTCTCTCGTAATTGGTTTTCATACTTTCCATGAACTTATCAATACCTCCTTCCATGTACACAAACCAAACCACTGGCCTAGCTTTGAAATCGTCTGTTTTATCCGGTTCAAGTCACAGTCTGTCACCCCCCATTATTGTTTCCTCTAGTGTAATAATCACCATGATTATTACAAGTAGTGTTTGAGTAGATCTGCCAAGGTCGAGATCTATTCCGCTCGTGTGAACCATTAATCCACCCAATGTAACTTAGCTGAGATAAGTTGTTGCCTTCATCACTA contains:
- the LOC131061990 gene encoding vicilin Pin k 2.0101-like yields the protein MVPISLLVFSCVIISSSIVQSSTDADQYSPYEGRQGRYEEGDNPYVFDRERFRTISSSRAGEIKALPNFRQQSELFKGIEKYIITCIEMKPNSLLKPHCIDADWVLFVVEGSGHIAYVQQESNNLVQRRLEEGDVFVVPAGQLFYLINSGGRQVFRLANLLYNGATPGQYQPFYVAGVRNPESVFSALSREVLEAAFNSKEGVEQMLSGKEEQNPGAIIQLHPEELERITGAQSRESMPAGHEQNPFNILSHRPTFQNNYGKIIEVDEREHSQLGLLKVVVAATILESGSMLVPNYNTRATKFGIVINGEGILEMACPHLAGGGGGRSYGGGGGGGQGQYEEGQQRDISYQKVRARLRPGIVFMVPRAHPYTTIASPGRPLLILCFEVTDHRNIRKFLTGKNNVLKELDKRVLGRSFGIHPEEMSRILESQKNEVIVRGPNQMGDNQGPMSF